In Prunus dulcis chromosome 1, ALMONDv2, whole genome shotgun sequence, the following are encoded in one genomic region:
- the LOC117615406 gene encoding transcriptional corepressor LEUNIG_HOMOLOG-like yields MAGNLPNASNVPKSIMMYGADGTGGLASSTNQLDDIEQFGDVGSLEDNVESFLSHDDGDGRDLFGTLKRNPAHSAEASKGIDDFMFENVFFS; encoded by the exons ATGGCTGGTAATTTGCCAAATGCCAGTAACGTTCCGAAAAGTATTATGATGTATGGTGCAGATGGAACTGGTGGCCTTGCATCGTCCACAAACCAGCTG GATGACATTGAACAATTTGGAGATGTTGGCTCCTTAGAAGATAATGTGGAATCCTTTTTATCACATGATGATGGAGATGGAAGGGATCTTTTTGGCACATTGAAACGGAACCCTGCACATTCTGCAGAAGCTTCAAAGGGTATAGATGATTTCATGtttgaaaatgtttttttctCCTAA
- the LOC117614485 gene encoding transcription termination factor MTERF6, chloroplastic/mitochondrial-like, with amino-acid sequence MVVPLYSLNTLRLGSSIISCTFASTAKRFLVGDLKPSHISLQNHLLHRSITSKISADQHNFTVAYLINSCGLSPEGAILSSKWVELQSSQGADSVLALLSKYGLSETQISKVVRSRPTILVADPEKILSPKLEFFSSVVVSREDLARILCFNPHLLLRSLENQIIPTYNFLRSLISEENVVSVLKRSSWIFRENRRKNVVPNIELLRELGMPQSCIALLVAHNTEVLIHKHEKFAAAVEEVKAMEFDMKKSTFVLALRALCGESSKSIWNRSREIYKRSWGWSDNDVVSAFRKNPQCMTMSEKKIMEVMDFFVNKMGYSSGVIATYPLVLCFSLEKRIIPRCSVVKVLLLKGLIDEDFSLSSVLLPPPHKFLERFVTRYINQLPILWDVYHLKLDVKDV; translated from the coding sequence ATGGTGGTACCTCTCTACAGCTTGAACACCCTCAGATTGGGCTCTTCAATAATTTCTTGTACATTTGCTTCCACAGCTAAAAGATTTCTTGTTGGAGACCTAAAACCCTCACACATTTCTCTTCAAAATCATCTACTTCACAGATCCATCACCTCAAAAATCTCAGCAGACCAACACAATTTCACAGTCGCTTACCTCATAAACTCATGTGGGTTGTCCCCAGAAGGCGCAATTTTATCATCCAAATGGGTAGAGTTGCAATCCTCACAAGGAGCAGACTCTGTTTTGGCCCTTCTGAGCAAATATGGACTCTCTGAAACCCAGATCTCAAAGGTTGTCAGGTCACGCCCTACTATTCTTGTAGCTGATCCTGAGAAAATCCTTTCGCCCAAGCTTGAGTTTTTCAGCTCTGTTGTAGTTTCAAGGGAAGACCTTGCGAGAATTCTGTGTTTTAATCCCCACCTTTTGTTAAGAAGCTTGGAGAATCAGATTATACCCACTTATAATTTTCTCAGGAGTCTGATTTCCGAGGAAAATGTAGTTTCTGTTCTGAAGCGCAGTTCATGGATTTTCCGGGAAAATCGCAGAAAGAATGTGGTCCCCAATATTGAGCTTTTGAGGGAATTGGGTATGCCCCAATCATGCATTGCTCTGTTGGTAGCTCACAACACTGAGGTCTTGATACACAAGCATGAAAAGTTTGCTGCAGCTGTGGAAGAGGTTAAGGCAATGGAATTTGATATGAAGAAATCAACTTTTGTGTTGGCACTAAGAGCATTGTGTGGAGAGAGCAGTAAGTCCATATGGAATCGAAGCCGTGAAATTTACAAGCGGAGTTGGGGTTGGTCTGATAATGATGTGGTCTCTGCATTCAGGAAGAATCCACAGTGCATGACTATGTCtgagaagaaaataatggagGTAATGGATTTTTTTGTGAACAAGATGGGATATTCTTCAGGAGTGATTGCCACATACCCTTTGGTTTTGTGTTTCAGTTTGGAGAAGAGAATTATTCCAAGATGTTCAGTTGTTAaagttttgttgttgaaggGGTTGATAGATGAAGACTTTAGTTTGTCTTCTGTGTTGTTGCCTCCACCGCATAAGTTCTTGGAGAGGTTTGTGACCAGATATATAAACCAATTACCTATTTTGTGGGATGTGTATCATCTAAAATTGGACGTCAAGGATGTGTGA
- the LOC117612882 gene encoding CLAVATA3/ESR (CLE)-related protein TDIF-like translates to MDIDLLLIGGGWINCYRIGSNFMAKAGKSVPQLLILIRSPLSLLLFHIGLLLLLVVPHFARPTPSEFNNSKSLTMEAGSSSSTATQLLQSTMDLHPKQAKKSAKNNQQFEASAHEVPSGPNPESNK, encoded by the coding sequence ATGGATATTGATCTCCTCTTGATTGGTGGGGGGTGGATTAATTGCTATCGTATCGGTTCAAATTTTATGGCAAAAGCTGGAAAATCAGTTCCTCAACTCTTAATCTTAATAAGATCACCATTATCTCTGTTGCTATTTCATATTGGGCTTCTCTTGCTGCTTGTTGTTCCTCACTTTGCTCGTCCTACACCATCAGAgtttaataattcaaagtCGTTAACCATGGAGGCTGGCTCATCATCTTCAACAGCTACACAGCTCCTCCAATCTACCATGGACTTGCATCCAAAACAGGCTAAGAAGAGTGCCAAGAATAATCAACAATTTGAAGCTTCTGCGCATGAAGTCCCGAGTGGTCCAAATCCTGAATCGAACAAGTAA
- the LOC117615773 gene encoding uncharacterized protein LOC117615773 isoform X1: MGATVSPIANLQLLNRHNYEDWSFQVKLYLLAKDVWDVVEAATEPPTPEDGEAEFRAWRKNNAKALLAIRTCCGDDTYPIIKAITTAKAAWDVLAEELKPSDSEEIKPFDSEELKPSDSEEETGHNNNDDESDVKYAPLYDSLKRGDWNAAKEFIDRHEEALTHRGSSSGGTALHEEALHNVEELLKLMTEEDLEIQDDNGCTAFFYAFAKRNGPNSCQNG, from the exons ATGGGAGCTACAGTTTCCCCGATTGCTAATCTTCAACTTCTTAACCGTCATAACTACGAAGATTGGAGTTTCCAGGTGAAATTGTACCTGTTAGCTAAAGATGTTTGGGACGTTGTAGAAGCAGCAACTGAACCACCAACACCAGAAGATGGTGAGGCTGAGTTTAGGGCTTGGAGGAAGAATAATGCCAAGGCTTTACTTGCAATCCGGACGTGTTGCGGGGATGATACCTACCCTATAATCAAGGCCATTACCACAGCCAAAGCTGCCTGGGATGTGTTGGCTGAAGAGCTAAAGCCTTCTGATTCTGAAGAGATAAAGCCTTTTGATTCTGAAGAGCTAAAGCCTTCTGATTCTGAAGAAG AAACAGggcataataataatgatgatGAGAGCGATGTGAAGTATGCTCCTTTGTACGATAGTTTGAAGCGTGGTGATTGGAATGCTGCAAAGGAGTTTATTGATCGACACGAAGAGGCACTAACACATAGAGGTTCATCAAGCGGTGGGACAGCTCTTCACGAAGAGGCACTACACAATGTGGAAGAGTTGTTGAAGCTGATGACAGAAGAGGACTTGGAAATTCAAGATGACAATGGTTGCACAGCTTTTTTCTATGCTTTTGCAAAAAGGAATGGCCCCAATAGTTGCCAAAATGGTTAA
- the LOC117615773 gene encoding uncharacterized protein LOC117615773 isoform X2 yields MGATVSPIANLQLLNRHNYEDWSFQVKLYLLAKDVWDVVEAATEPPTPEDGEAEFRAWRKNNAKALLAIRTCCGDDTYPIIKAITTAKAAWDVLAEELKPSDSEEIKPFDSEELKPSDSEEGHNNNDDESDVKYAPLYDSLKRGDWNAAKEFIDRHEEALTHRGSSSGGTALHEEALHNVEELLKLMTEEDLEIQDDNGCTAFFYAFAKRNGPNSCQNG; encoded by the exons ATGGGAGCTACAGTTTCCCCGATTGCTAATCTTCAACTTCTTAACCGTCATAACTACGAAGATTGGAGTTTCCAGGTGAAATTGTACCTGTTAGCTAAAGATGTTTGGGACGTTGTAGAAGCAGCAACTGAACCACCAACACCAGAAGATGGTGAGGCTGAGTTTAGGGCTTGGAGGAAGAATAATGCCAAGGCTTTACTTGCAATCCGGACGTGTTGCGGGGATGATACCTACCCTATAATCAAGGCCATTACCACAGCCAAAGCTGCCTGGGATGTGTTGGCTGAAGAGCTAAAGCCTTCTGATTCTGAAGAGATAAAGCCTTTTGATTCTGAAGAGCTAAAGCCTTCTGATTCTGAAGAAG ggcataataataatgatgatGAGAGCGATGTGAAGTATGCTCCTTTGTACGATAGTTTGAAGCGTGGTGATTGGAATGCTGCAAAGGAGTTTATTGATCGACACGAAGAGGCACTAACACATAGAGGTTCATCAAGCGGTGGGACAGCTCTTCACGAAGAGGCACTACACAATGTGGAAGAGTTGTTGAAGCTGATGACAGAAGAGGACTTGGAAATTCAAGATGACAATGGTTGCACAGCTTTTTTCTATGCTTTTGCAAAAAGGAATGGCCCCAATAGTTGCCAAAATGGTTAA
- the LOC117613056 gene encoding PR5-like receptor kinase has protein sequence MSGVKCKIETTVPILKTAAAKLFANRSLFQEAIMEGFNVNYTHPYDDECAKCLEVNGGCGFDSHSSKPVCFCGDRVCVMSGENIAIGILSGVTSAIVFIVCMVYASKKEVLFFKKYKKNEMKIQEVITNNGWMAPKRYSYSDVKKMTHWFKDQIGKGGYGTVYRGKLPDGLLVAVKVLSESKGNGEDFINEVASIGRTSHVNIVTLCGFCYERDKRALIYEFMPNGSLDNFIRKQGSEMANSRLEWKKLSEIAVGIARGLEYLHRGCNTRIVHFDIKPQNILLDKDFCPKVADFGLAKLCKTKESIVSMLGTRGTVGYIAPEVFSWNFGGVSHKCDVYSYGMLVLEMVGARKNLDSAVFHTSEMFPHYVYKDLELDKDENAFGATTEEEKQIARKMVLISLWCIQINPSDRPSMSKVVEMLEGPLHSLQIAPKPLLVSPTIAAEDSMTTSQPSETEDSMTTSKPLRVSLRHIGI, from the exons ATGAGCGGTGTCAAGTGTAAGATTGAAACTACAGTGCCGATTCTCAAAACCGCGGCTGCGAAGCTCTTTGCCAATAGGTCGCTGTTTCAGGAAGCGATCATGGAAGGCTTTAATGTTAACTATACCCACCCTTATGATGATGAATGCGCTAAATGTCTTGAAGTAAATGGGGGCTGTGGGTTTGACTCCCATTCGAGCAAGCCCGTTTGCTTTTGTGGGGATCGGGTTTGTGTCATGTCAG GAGAAAATATAGCGATAG GGATTTTATCGGGTGTAACTTCCGCCAttgttttcattgtttgtaTGGTATACGcatcaaaaaaagaagtgcTTTTCTTCAAGAAATATAAGAAGAATGAGATGAAAATCCAGGAAGTTATAACAAATAATGGATGGATGGCCCCAAAGCGGTATAGTTACTCCGATGTGAAGAAGATGACTCATTGGTTCAAAGATCAAATAGGTAAAGGAGGATATGGCACAGTATACAGAGGAAAGCTACCTGATGGCCTTCTGGTGGCAGTTAAAGTCCTAAGTGAGTCCAAGGGTAATGGAGAAGACTTCATTAATGAAGTTGCTAGCATTGGTAGAACTTCCCATGTCAACATAGTCACTCTTTGTGGATTCTGTTATGAGAGGGACAAAAGAGCTTTGATTTATGAATTCATGCCTAATGGATCTCTGGATAATTTCATACGTAAGCAAGGATCTGAAATGGCAAATTCTCGCTTAGAATGGAAAAAACTATCTGAAATTGCAGTCGGCATTGCCCGAGGACTAGAATACTTACACCGCGGATGTAACACAAGAATTGTGCATTTTGACATAAAGCCACAGAACATTCTTTTGGACAAAGATTTTTGCCCAAAAGTAGCTGATTTTGGCCTTGCCAAATTGTGCAAAACGAAGGAGAGTATCGTATCGATGCTGGGGACAAGGGGAACTGTAGGATACATCGCACCAGAAGTATTTAGCTGGAACTTTGGGGGCGTATCGCACAAATGTGATGTTTACAGCTACGGGATGTTGGTTCTTGAAATGGTTGGAgcaagaaagaatttggattCGGCAGTGTTTCATACCAGTGAAATGTTTCCGCATTACGTTTATAAAGATCTAGAGCTAGACAAGGATGAGAATGCTTTTGGGGCGACCACAGAAGAGGAAAAACAAATAGCAAGAAAGATGGTATTAATAAGTCTGTGGTGCATTCAGATCAATCCTTCTGATCGGCCATCAATGAGCAAAGTGGTAGAGATGCTGGAAGGACCCCTTCATTCCTTGCAAATTGCACCAAAGCCTTTGTTGGTTTCTCCTACAATAGCTGCAGAAGACTCTATGACCACATCTCAACCATCTGAAACAGAAGACTCTATGACCACATCAAAGCCTTTGCGTGTAAGCTTAAGACATATCGGTATATAA